A single genomic interval of Sinorhizobium garamanticum harbors:
- a CDS encoding GNAT family N-acetyltransferase has product MSLTDYFTRRTEFDIFPLEEGDLVAAAALHRQRFASPWSDGEIHALLSQDTVFGFVARQTNGAFRPAFGGFVLSRAVAGEAEILTIGVDPRFARSGLGWRLMQAAMREAFVKGSEALFLEVDETNQAALGLYQKLGFLKVGERRAYYQGSTGARTAALVMRLDLR; this is encoded by the coding sequence ATGAGTTTGACCGATTATTTCACCCGTCGGACGGAGTTCGATATCTTCCCGCTCGAGGAGGGCGACCTCGTTGCCGCCGCGGCGCTGCATCGCCAACGCTTCGCTTCTCCTTGGAGCGACGGTGAAATTCACGCATTGCTGTCGCAGGATACCGTCTTCGGTTTTGTGGCGCGCCAGACGAACGGTGCCTTTCGGCCTGCATTTGGCGGTTTTGTGCTCTCGCGCGCCGTGGCCGGAGAGGCCGAAATCCTGACGATCGGCGTCGATCCGCGTTTCGCCCGGTCCGGCCTCGGTTGGCGCCTGATGCAGGCGGCCATGCGTGAGGCATTCGTCAAAGGTTCCGAGGCGCTTTTCCTCGAAGTCGATGAAACGAACCAGGCCGCGCTCGGTCTCTATCAGAAGCTCGGCTTCCTCAAGGTTGGCGAACGCCGCGCATACTACCAGGGCTCGACAGGAGCGCGCACGGCGGCGCTTGTCATGCGACTCGATCTTCGCTAG
- the tsaB gene encoding tRNA (adenosine(37)-N6)-threonylcarbamoyltransferase complex dimerization subunit type 1 TsaB codes for MLVLAIDTSGSGCSAAVYDSASAELLARAGANIGRGHAERLMEFVDEALLAADRQLADIDRIAVTVGPGSFTGIRVGVAAARGLALALCKPAVGITTLEVAAEGARLATPGQPVLVVIDAKRDEVYTQLFDASGGARGEPEVLPVTEARERFSGFKGTVCGSGASLVGHLQAGGMPDNIDIAVVGRLGAGADPASAKPKPLYLRGPDAKPQAGFAVTRA; via the coding sequence ATGTTAGTGCTTGCCATCGATACATCGGGGAGCGGTTGCTCCGCTGCGGTTTATGACAGCGCCTCCGCCGAGCTTCTGGCCCGCGCGGGTGCGAACATTGGACGCGGCCACGCCGAGCGTCTGATGGAGTTCGTCGACGAGGCGCTGCTCGCCGCCGACAGGCAACTTGCAGACATCGACCGTATCGCAGTCACAGTCGGCCCCGGATCCTTTACCGGCATTCGTGTCGGGGTTGCGGCCGCACGTGGCCTCGCGCTTGCCCTCTGCAAGCCGGCCGTCGGGATCACCACGCTTGAGGTCGCCGCCGAAGGTGCCAGGCTGGCGACACCCGGCCAGCCGGTTCTCGTCGTCATCGACGCGAAGCGGGACGAAGTCTATACCCAGCTTTTCGACGCCTCCGGTGGGGCAAGGGGCGAGCCCGAGGTTCTGCCGGTGACAGAGGCGCGCGAGCGGTTTTCCGGGTTCAAAGGCACGGTTTGCGGCTCCGGCGCTTCCCTCGTCGGCCATTTGCAGGCGGGTGGAATGCCGGACAACATCGACATTGCTGTCGTTGGCCGGTTGGGTGCCGGCGCCGATCCAGCCTCAGCCAAGCCGAAACCGCTATACTTGCGTGGACCGGATGCGAAGCCTCAGGCAGGCTTTGCCGTAACCCGAGCCTAG
- a CDS encoding NifU family protein has protein sequence MFIQTEATPNPATLKFLPGKVVMENGTAEFRSEEEARAESPLAARLFSIPGVTGVYFGYDFITVSKEAQEWQHLKPAILGSIMEHFMSGQPVMSGAGRAEEADQEGEFFDEGDEAIVATIKELLETRVRPAVAQDGGDITFRGFKDGTVFLNMKGACSGCPSSTATLRHGVQNLLRHFVPEVEAVESV, from the coding sequence ATGTTCATCCAGACGGAAGCCACGCCAAATCCGGCCACGCTCAAGTTCCTGCCGGGCAAGGTGGTGATGGAGAACGGTACGGCCGAATTCCGGAGCGAAGAAGAGGCCCGTGCAGAATCGCCTTTGGCGGCGCGGCTCTTCTCGATCCCGGGCGTCACCGGCGTCTATTTCGGTTACGACTTCATCACGGTCAGCAAGGAAGCGCAGGAGTGGCAGCACCTGAAGCCCGCCATCCTTGGCTCGATCATGGAACATTTCATGTCCGGCCAGCCGGTCATGTCGGGTGCCGGGCGCGCCGAGGAGGCGGACCAGGAAGGTGAGTTCTTCGACGAGGGCGACGAAGCCATCGTTGCCACAATCAAGGAATTGCTTGAAACCCGCGTTCGTCCGGCCGTTGCCCAGGACGGTGGCGACATCACCTTCCGCGGCTTCAAGGATGGCACCGTGTTCCTGAACATGAAGGGCGCATGCTCCGGCTGCCCATCCTCGACTGCGACGTTGAGGCACGGAGTCCAGAACCTGCTGCGCCACTTCGTTCCAGAAGTCGAAGCAGTCGAATCCGTCTGA
- a CDS encoding universal stress protein: MVSTRLSRLEGHRRKFMAVIDDTPECGRAVHYAGMRAKNSNGGLVLLYVIADGDFQQWLGVEEIMRAEAREEAEATLAKVAQTVRESIGIEPEIVIREGIATEQIHAVIEDDRDIAILVLAAGSAKEGPGPLVSSIAGKAAAFPIPVTVIPDMLTDEEIDALS, translated from the coding sequence ATGGTTTCCACCCGACTCTCACGACTGGAAGGTCATCGCCGCAAGTTCATGGCGGTGATCGACGATACGCCCGAATGCGGCCGCGCCGTGCACTATGCCGGCATGCGCGCGAAGAACTCCAACGGCGGCCTGGTGCTGCTCTACGTGATCGCCGATGGCGACTTCCAGCAGTGGCTGGGGGTCGAGGAGATCATGCGGGCGGAAGCGCGTGAAGAGGCCGAGGCGACGCTGGCAAAGGTGGCTCAGACGGTGCGCGAAAGCATCGGCATCGAACCGGAAATCGTCATTCGCGAAGGGATCGCCACGGAGCAGATCCACGCCGTCATCGAGGACGACCGCGACATCGCCATTCTGGTGCTCGCAGCGGGATCGGCGAAGGAAGGGCCGGGGCCGCTGGTGTCGTCCATCGCCGGAAAGGCCGCGGCCTTTCCGATTCCCGTGACCGTCATTCCCGATATGCTGACTGACGAGGAAATAGACGCGCTGAGCTAG
- the trpS gene encoding tryptophan--tRNA ligase, with product MNEFKPLVFSGVQPTGNLHLGNYLGAIRKFVALQENNDCIYCVVDLHSLTAQLVHEDLPGQIRSIAAAFIASGIDQEKHIVFNQSAVPQHAELAWIFNCVARIGWMNRMTQFKDKAGKDRENASLGLLAYPSLMAADILVYRATHVPVGDDQKQHLELTRDIAQKFNIDFMEHIRARGYGVDIVVGEEPIHAYFPPVEPLIGGPAPRVMSLRDGTKKMSKSDPSDLSRINLMDDAETISKKIRKAKTDPDALPSEVDGLAGRPEAENLVGIYAALSDKTKDEVLAEFGGQQFSIFKPALVDLAVNVLSPITGEMRRLMDDTAHIDTILRRGGERARARAEKTMREVREIIGFLQ from the coding sequence ATGAACGAATTCAAGCCGCTCGTATTTTCCGGCGTACAACCGACCGGCAACCTGCATCTCGGCAATTATCTCGGCGCGATCCGCAAGTTCGTTGCACTGCAGGAAAACAACGACTGCATCTATTGCGTCGTCGACCTGCACTCGCTCACCGCGCAGCTCGTGCACGAGGATCTGCCGGGCCAGATCCGCTCGATAGCGGCCGCCTTCATCGCCTCCGGCATCGATCAGGAAAAGCATATCGTCTTCAACCAGTCGGCGGTGCCGCAGCACGCCGAGCTTGCCTGGATCTTCAACTGTGTCGCCCGCATCGGCTGGATGAACCGGATGACCCAGTTCAAGGACAAGGCCGGCAAGGATCGCGAAAACGCCTCGCTCGGCCTGCTCGCCTATCCAAGCCTGATGGCAGCCGACATCCTCGTGTACCGTGCCACGCATGTTCCGGTCGGCGACGACCAGAAGCAGCACCTGGAGCTGACGCGCGACATTGCCCAGAAGTTCAACATCGACTTCATGGAGCATATCCGGGCGCGCGGTTACGGCGTCGATATCGTCGTCGGTGAAGAGCCGATCCATGCCTATTTCCCGCCCGTCGAGCCCTTGATCGGTGGGCCGGCGCCGCGCGTCATGTCTCTGCGTGACGGCACGAAGAAGATGTCGAAGTCCGATCCTTCCGATCTGTCACGCATCAATCTGATGGATGATGCCGAGACGATCTCGAAGAAGATCCGCAAGGCCAAGACCGACCCCGACGCGCTTCCGAGCGAAGTAGACGGCCTCGCCGGCCGGCCGGAGGCGGAAAACCTCGTCGGCATCTATGCGGCGCTTTCCGACAAGACGAAGGATGAGGTTCTCGCCGAGTTCGGGGGCCAGCAGTTCTCGATCTTCAAGCCGGCTCTGGTCGATCTCGCCGTCAACGTGCTGTCGCCGATCACCGGTGAGATGCGCCGCCTGATGGATGATACCGCGCACATCGACACAATCCTGAGGCGTGGCGGCGAGCGGGCGCGCGCGCGCGCCGAAAAGACAATGCGCGAGGTTCGCGAAATCATCGGGTTTTTGCAGTAG
- a CDS encoding VOC family protein, with amino-acid sequence MKQTIARVAIVVPDYDDGIAFYCGKLGFDLIEDTDLGSGKRWVLVRPKGAAETALLLARAADERQRAAIGNQTGGRVGFFLFTDNFARDHAAMLAAGVEFREAPRHEAYGSVAVFADPFGNLWDLLQPAS; translated from the coding sequence ATGAAGCAGACGATCGCCCGCGTCGCCATCGTCGTGCCGGATTACGACGACGGCATCGCCTTCTATTGCGGCAAGCTCGGGTTCGACCTGATCGAGGACACGGACCTCGGCAGCGGCAAGCGCTGGGTGCTCGTTCGGCCGAAAGGTGCCGCGGAGACGGCCTTGCTTCTCGCCAGGGCGGCGGACGAACGGCAGCGGGCCGCGATCGGTAACCAGACCGGCGGCCGAGTCGGCTTCTTCCTGTTCACCGACAATTTTGCCCGTGATCACGCTGCGATGCTGGCGGCCGGCGTCGAATTCCGCGAGGCGCCCCGCCACGAGGCCTACGGTTCGGTCGCGGTGTTTGCCGACCCGTTCGGCAACCTTTGGGATCTGTTGCAACCGGCGTCGTGA
- the murJ gene encoding murein biosynthesis integral membrane protein MurJ yields MSLVKKFATVGGATLGSRIFGFVRETFMAAALGTGPVADAFNTAFRLPNTFRRLFAEGAFNSAFVPLFAKEIEARGMDGARRFSEEVFGVLFTVLLFLTIAMELAMPFIVRELIAPGFAGDPPKFASTVSFATIMFPYLACMSLAAMMAGMLNSLHRYFAAAIAPVFLNVILIGVLAYAWHSGHDAVAVGYGLSWGVLAAGLVQLAIVWFAVRNAGIRIGLRRPRLTANVRRLLVLALPAAITGGITQINLLINTNIASAKAGAVSSLVYADRIYQLPLGVVGIAVATVLLPELARALRAGNINEASNLQNRSVEFTLFLTLPAAAALLVMSEPIVRLLFERGKFLPESTVVVGHILAIYGLGLPAFVLIKAFIPGFFAREDTRTPMIFAAISVAVNVSLALTLFPTLAASGIAIAEIVAGWVNAVLLFATLVWRGHWGRDIPLLTRIPRLVIAAAIMAVALHFAVQWLAFPLSSAAPLLTRALTLCGLVAAAMVIYFAFAFGLGGASLGMIRRNLRRRGASGPVEAAASQEPDAP; encoded by the coding sequence ATGAGCCTCGTCAAGAAATTTGCAACCGTCGGCGGTGCGACGCTTGGAAGCCGCATCTTCGGCTTCGTCCGCGAAACCTTCATGGCGGCGGCGCTCGGCACCGGACCGGTTGCCGACGCCTTCAACACCGCCTTCCGGCTGCCCAACACCTTCCGCCGGCTTTTTGCCGAAGGCGCCTTCAACTCCGCCTTCGTGCCGCTTTTCGCCAAGGAGATCGAAGCACGCGGCATGGATGGCGCGCGTCGCTTTTCAGAAGAGGTTTTCGGTGTGCTCTTCACCGTTCTCCTGTTTCTGACGATCGCCATGGAGCTGGCGATGCCGTTCATCGTCCGGGAGTTGATAGCCCCGGGCTTTGCCGGCGATCCGCCGAAATTCGCAAGCACCGTATCCTTCGCGACGATCATGTTCCCCTATCTCGCCTGCATGTCGCTGGCGGCGATGATGGCGGGCATGCTGAATTCGCTGCACCGCTACTTCGCGGCGGCGATCGCGCCGGTGTTTCTGAACGTCATCCTGATCGGCGTTCTTGCCTATGCCTGGCATAGTGGCCACGACGCGGTTGCGGTCGGCTATGGCCTTTCCTGGGGCGTCCTGGCTGCAGGGCTGGTGCAGCTCGCGATCGTCTGGTTCGCCGTGCGCAACGCCGGGATCCGGATCGGGCTTCGCCGGCCGCGGCTGACGGCGAATGTCAGACGGCTTCTCGTGTTGGCGCTGCCGGCGGCGATCACCGGCGGCATCACCCAGATCAACCTTCTGATCAACACCAATATCGCCTCCGCTAAGGCGGGGGCCGTGTCGTCGCTCGTCTATGCCGACCGCATCTACCAGCTCCCGCTCGGCGTGGTTGGCATCGCGGTCGCGACCGTGCTGCTGCCGGAGCTTGCGCGGGCGCTTCGCGCCGGCAATATCAACGAAGCGTCGAACCTGCAGAACCGCTCCGTCGAATTTACGCTGTTCCTGACGCTGCCGGCCGCCGCCGCACTGCTCGTCATGTCGGAACCGATCGTCCGGCTGCTCTTCGAGCGCGGCAAGTTCCTGCCCGAATCGACCGTCGTGGTCGGCCATATCCTGGCGATCTACGGCCTTGGCCTGCCGGCCTTCGTGCTGATCAAGGCCTTCATTCCGGGTTTCTTCGCACGCGAGGACACCCGCACGCCGATGATCTTCGCCGCAATTTCCGTGGCAGTGAACGTGTCGCTGGCCTTGACGCTGTTTCCGACGCTCGCCGCGAGCGGCATCGCAATAGCGGAGATCGTCGCCGGCTGGGTGAATGCCGTGCTGTTATTCGCAACCCTCGTCTGGCGTGGCCATTGGGGACGCGACATCCCACTGTTGACCCGGATTCCGCGCCTGGTGATCGCCGCGGCGATCATGGCGGTTGCGCTGCATTTTGCGGTCCAGTGGCTGGCGTTCCCGCTTTCGTCCGCTGCCCCGCTTTTGACGCGGGCTTTAACCCTCTGCGGCCTGGTGGCGGCGGCGATGGTGATCTATTTCGCCTTCGCCTTCGGGCTTGGCGGCGCAAGCCTCGGCATGATCCGCCGCAATCTGCGGCGCAGGGGCGCCAGCGGTCCGGTCGAAGCTGCGGCGAGCCAGGAGCCCGATGCGCCATGA